The following are encoded in a window of Sporichthya brevicatena genomic DNA:
- a CDS encoding helix-turn-helix domain-containing protein — translation MPATKRRQPSPFHRHLVSVDDAAEYLGVHAQTVRSFIHRGKLTGYKVGRLMRVDAAEVERLAEPVPTVRAAGGDAA, via the coding sequence ATGCCCGCCACCAAGCGCCGCCAGCCCAGCCCGTTCCACCGCCACCTCGTCAGCGTCGATGACGCCGCCGAATACCTGGGCGTCCACGCCCAGACCGTCCGGTCGTTCATCCACCGCGGCAAGCTGACCGGCTACAAGGTCGGCCGACTGATGCGTGTCGACGCCGCCGAGGTCGAACGCCTCGCCGAGCCGGTGCCGACCGTCCGCGCCGCTGGCGGTGACGCCGCATGA
- a CDS encoding DUF3052 domain-containing protein: MGASAEGAAATISRLGFASGQVVQEIGYDDDVDFDLRDAIEDVTGNDLVDEDYEETVDAVLLWWREGDGDLVDALVDSLASLVDGGVVWLLTPKSGRPGHVEPSDIGEAAPTAGLSQTSSIAAAPDWSGTRLVTPKAARKR; the protein is encoded by the coding sequence TTGGGCGCCAGCGCCGAGGGCGCGGCCGCGACCATCTCGCGGCTGGGCTTCGCCTCGGGTCAGGTCGTCCAGGAGATCGGTTACGACGACGACGTCGACTTCGACCTCCGCGACGCGATCGAGGACGTGACCGGTAACGACCTGGTCGACGAGGACTACGAGGAAACCGTCGACGCCGTCCTCCTGTGGTGGCGCGAGGGCGACGGTGACCTGGTGGACGCCCTCGTCGACTCCCTGGCCTCCCTCGTGGACGGGGGTGTGGTCTGGCTGCTGACGCCGAAGTCGGGCCGGCCCGGCCACGTCGAGCCCTCCGACATCGGCGAGGCGGCCCCGACCGCGGGCCTGTCGCAGACCAGCAGCATCGCCGCGGCGCCCGACTGGTCGGGCACCCGTCTGGTGACCCCCAAGGCCGCCCGCAAGCGCTGA
- a CDS encoding peroxiredoxin produces the protein MAIEIGAKAPDFALRDQHNVVITLAEHRPKAVLLVFYPLAFTGVCAGELTLLQADIEHFQNDKVQVLGCSVDSPYTQRVFADRDGLKFPLLSDFWPHGEVAQAYGVFDDNAGVATRGSFLIDSEGVVVWRTLSDIGRPRNHELYHEALAQFVG, from the coding sequence GTGGCGATCGAGATCGGCGCGAAGGCCCCTGACTTCGCACTTCGCGACCAGCACAACGTCGTGATCACGCTGGCGGAGCACCGGCCCAAGGCGGTGCTGCTCGTCTTCTACCCGCTGGCGTTCACCGGCGTGTGCGCCGGCGAGCTGACGCTGCTGCAGGCCGACATCGAGCACTTCCAGAACGACAAGGTCCAGGTCCTGGGCTGCTCGGTCGACTCGCCCTACACCCAGCGCGTGTTCGCGGACCGCGACGGGCTGAAGTTCCCGCTGCTCTCCGACTTCTGGCCGCACGGCGAGGTCGCCCAGGCCTACGGCGTGTTCGACGACAACGCCGGCGTCGCGACCCGGGGCTCGTTCCTCATCGACAGCGAGGGCGTCGTCGTCTGGCGGACGCTCAGCGACATCGGGCGGCCCCGCAATCACGAGCTCTACCACGAGGCCCTGGCCCAGTTCGTGGGATGA